The following coding sequences are from one uncultured Methanobrevibacter sp. window:
- a CDS encoding O-acetylhomoserine aminocarboxypropyltransferase/cysteine synthase family protein yields MTNKNYGLSTLGLHAGQEEPDPATGSRAVPIYQTSSYVFKDTDQAANRFALQEFGQIYSRLTNPTSDAFEARIAAIEGGNSAISAASGLAAITYALLNITQPGDEIVSADNLYGGTYQLFDYTFKDLARNVIFVDSQDLDAFEAAITDKTKAIYVESIGNPKLDVPEFEKLAEIAHSHDIPLVVDNTAAVGLVRPLEHGADVIAASATKFVGGHGTAIGGYIVDSGKFNWGNGKFPTLSEPDPSYHGLNYWEVFGDFPGLGNIAYTLRIRARLLRDLGATLAPVHSFIFLQGLETLSIRMAKHSENALKVAKHLEQHPAVSWVSYPGLESHPTHETAKKYLGDQYGALLTFGVKGGLEAGKEFIDNLELLSLLANIGDAKSLVIHPASTTHQQLTPEEQESTGVTPDLIRVSVGLEDVEDIIADIDQALEKVTAKFGE; encoded by the coding sequence ATGACTAACAAAAATTATGGATTAAGTACTTTAGGATTACACGCAGGACAAGAAGAACCAGACCCAGCAACAGGATCAAGAGCTGTTCCGATTTATCAAACTTCATCTTATGTATTTAAGGATACGGATCAGGCAGCAAATAGGTTTGCTCTTCAGGAATTTGGTCAAATTTACAGTAGATTAACTAACCCTACTAGTGATGCATTTGAAGCGAGAATTGCTGCAATAGAAGGAGGTAATTCTGCAATATCTGCTGCTAGTGGTTTAGCTGCTATTACTTATGCATTATTAAACATTACCCAACCTGGTGATGAAATAGTTTCTGCAGATAATTTATATGGTGGAACATACCAATTGTTTGATTACACTTTTAAAGATTTGGCACGTAATGTTATCTTTGTAGATTCTCAAGATCTTGATGCTTTTGAAGCGGCTATAACTGATAAGACAAAAGCAATTTATGTGGAATCTATCGGAAATCCAAAATTGGATGTTCCTGAATTTGAAAAACTAGCTGAAATCGCTCATTCTCATGATATTCCATTAGTGGTAGACAATACTGCTGCTGTTGGATTAGTAAGACCTTTAGAACATGGAGCAGATGTAATTGCAGCTTCTGCAACCAAGTTTGTTGGAGGTCATGGTACTGCTATAGGAGGATATATTGTCGATAGCGGTAAATTCAATTGGGGAAATGGTAAATTCCCTACCCTTTCTGAACCAGACCCAAGTTATCATGGTCTTAACTATTGGGAAGTATTCGGTGATTTCCCAGGTCTTGGAAACATTGCTTATACTCTTCGTATAAGAGCAAGATTATTAAGAGATTTAGGTGCAACACTTGCTCCTGTTCACAGTTTCATATTCTTGCAAGGTTTAGAAACTTTATCTATCAGAATGGCTAAACATTCTGAAAATGCATTAAAAGTAGCTAAACATTTAGAACAACACCCTGCAGTAAGTTGGGTAAGTTATCCTGGACTTGAAAGTCATCCAACACATGAAACTGCTAAAAAATACTTAGGAGACCAATATGGTGCTTTATTGACCTTTGGTGTTAAAGGTGGTCTTGAAGCAGGAAAAGAATTCATTGATAATCTTGAATTGTTATCTTTACTTGCTAATATTGGTGATGCAAAAAGTTTGGTTATCCACCCAGCTTCCACTACACACCAACAATTAACTCCAGAAGAACAGGAAAGTACTGGTGTAACTCCTGACTTGATTAGAGTATCTGTAGGTCTTGAAGATGTAGAGGATATCATTGCTGATATTGATCAAGCTTTAGAAAAAGTCACTGCTAAATTTGGAGAATAA